Genomic window (Polaribacter batillariae):
ATGACCGTAAATGCTGACTCTGTTTGGAAGGAATGCCTATCTTTTATAAAAGATAATATAAAACCTCAGGCATACAAAACATGGTTCGAACCCATTAAACCTGTTAAATTATCTGGAGAAGCATTAACCATTCAAGTACCTAGTAAATTTTTTTACGAATGGTTAGAAGAACATTACATTAAATTATTACGTGTTGCGTTAGTTAGGCAATTAGGAAACGAAGCAAAACTAATTTACGATGTAAAAATGGAAAATAACTATAGCAGCAATCGACCGCAAATAGTTAAAATTCCGAGTGCTAATAGAGATCCATTAAAGCCACAAAAAGTTACAGTTCCTTTAGAATCTAATAAAAGAGAATTAAGAAATCCGTTTGTAATTCCAGGATTACAAAAAGTAAAAATAGAATCTCAACTAAACCCAAATTACAATTTTATTAATTTTATTGAAGGAGATTCTAACAGGTTGGCACGTTCTGCAGGAATGGCTGTCGCCAATAAACCAGGAGGCACCTCATTTAACCCGCTATTAATTTATGGTGGAGTAGGATTAGGAAAAACACATTTAGCTCATGCAATTGGCGTAGATATTAAAGATAAATATCCAGATAAAACGGTTTTATATATTTCTTCGGAAAAATTTACACAACAATTTATAGATTCTGTAAAGTCGAATACTAGAAACGATTTTATTCATTTCTATCAAATGATCGATGTTTTAATTATTGATGATGTTCAGTTTTTATCAGGTAAAGCAGGTACACAAGATGTCTTCTTTCATATTTTTAACCATTTACACCAAAATGGTAAACAAGTAATTTTAACTTCAGACAAAGCACCTGTAGATATGCAAGATATCGAACAGCGTTTGTTATCTCGTTTTAAATGGGGGTTGTCTGCAGAATTACAAGCACCAGATTACGAAACAAGAATTTCTATCTTACAAAATAAATTGTACAGAGATGGTGTAGAAATGCCAGAAGAAATCGTAGAATATATTGCCAAGAATATT
Coding sequences:
- the dnaA gene encoding chromosomal replication initiator protein DnaA — encoded protein: MTVNADSVWKECLSFIKDNIKPQAYKTWFEPIKPVKLSGEALTIQVPSKFFYEWLEEHYIKLLRVALVRQLGNEAKLIYDVKMENNYSSNRPQIVKIPSANRDPLKPQKVTVPLESNKRELRNPFVIPGLQKVKIESQLNPNYNFINFIEGDSNRLARSAGMAVANKPGGTSFNPLLIYGGVGLGKTHLAHAIGVDIKDKYPDKTVLYISSEKFTQQFIDSVKSNTRNDFIHFYQMIDVLIIDDVQFLSGKAGTQDVFFHIFNHLHQNGKQVILTSDKAPVDMQDIEQRLLSRFKWGLSAELQAPDYETRISILQNKLYRDGVEMPEEIVEYIAKNIKSNVRELEGVIISMIAQASFNRREFSLELAKQIVDKFVKNTKKEVSIDYIQKEVSKYFDMDVATLQSKTRKRHIVQARQLAMFFAKRLTKTSLASIGNQIGQRDHATVLHACKTVDNLTETDKQFRKYVDDLTKKLTF